From Candidatus Zixiibacteriota bacterium:
GCTTTCCTTTTAATGCCCCGATTTCACCAGTTATCGTTTTCAGGTTTTGTTCTAATTGAGCCAGATTTTCTTTTAACTGAGGAAGCTTGCTTTTTTCTTGATTCAGAGCTGCATGCCTTTCTTTCAGCTTTTCTAATCTATCCAGGTTTGACTTCAGTTTCAGATGATAATCAGGGTCATACCTGGATTCCCCTAAGTTTTTCAGGTTCTCCTGGAGGAAAAGAAGATTGTTTTCTTTATCTTGTAGACCTTTTTTCAATGTTTCCTGCTCGCCTTTATCCTTGAGAAGTTTTTCTGATTCTTTTTGCAGGCATTCGAGCTTTTCCTGCAGGCTTAATTTCTCCTGCTTGAAGTCTTTTCCTCTTTTTTCTATTTCGTTTCGTTGAAGCAGAAATGAATCGACCTTCTTCTTTATCTTCTGAAGCTCAGAGTTAAGATGCTCCCTGATTTTTGGATAATCTGCCCCAAATGGCCTCAAACAGCGGTCACATACCGAATCCGGGCCCAATTTTTCTATATTTTCAAGCTGGGACTGGACCTTAGTCTGTTCATCCTGGGCTACCTTGTAAGCAGATTGAATTACAATAAACTCAGACCTGGTTTTTTCAAGTCGCTCTTCAATTTCAAGAGATGTTTGCTTTAATCCCTCAATGACTTTGTTTTTCCCTTCTAAACCTGCCAGTTCCGGCTCCAAGAATTCAAGCCTTTTTATGTCCAAGTTTATGGTTTTAACAAGACTATCTATCTGAAGCTGAACGTTTTTCCTTTGCTCTGATTTCAGTTTTAGTCCTTCATAAATCTGAAACTCTTCTTTAGCCCGCGGATAATCTTTGACCTCCATTTCCAGATTTTCCAATTCGGTAGTCAGCCCTTCAAGAGTCTCTATCTCTCTTACAGACTTGGTTATCTGAGATTTAAATTCTTTCAGCAAAGCCTCTTTTACAGACAGTTCACCTTGATACTTATTGAAAGTTTCAGATTCCTCTTTTTTTCTCTTAAGCTCATTTTCAGTCTGCTTAAGACTTTTTTCTTCGATCAGAAGGTTCTTCTCCTCATCACCTATTTTCTGCTGAAAACTTTTAACCTCCATCTGTAATTGTTCTTTCTTACTGTTTAACTCGTTTATATCTTTGAGGTGAGTCTCGCTGACTTCAGCTTTCAGCTCGATCTCCCTCGCATCCGTGCGCAGACTTTTCAGAGCAGTGTCGATCCTCTCAATTCCAAGCATTCGGGCTAAGACCTCTTTACGCTTATAGGGTGGGAAATCGGACAGAACGTTTAACTCTTTTTGCGGGGCATAAAAAGAAGTTATGAAAGCCCGGTAGTCCATATCCAGCGTTTTCTCAATAAAATCGTTTACCGGGGTTACTCCTCTTGCCACCACCTTGCCGTTGATCAGAACTGAGGCGTCCGCTTGCATAGAATTACCTCTTAACTCCCTGACCACCTGATAATTTTCGCCCTGCAGCTCAAAATCCAGTATGACCCGGCTTACCTCTTGAGGTTTTGCTGTCAACCTTTTTATTTCCTCTTTCCCGGTTCGGGCAGCTTCATTTCCGTACAATGCCCAGGCAATTGCCTCCATTAAAGTTGATTTTCCAGCCCCGTTGTTCCCGATTATCCCTACAATCCCGTCCGGAAACTCGGTTTGGGCGAATTTAAAGCGTCTATAATTTTCTAACTGAATCGACTGTAAATACATAATAGGCAATAGGCTAAAGGCTATAGTCTAAAGTCTAGTCTTCAGGACTTTAGCCTTTAGACTTAATACTTTGGACTTTTTATTCATCTTCCTCTCTTTTTTCAGAGAGATATCTCAAACCTAATTCCTGTAATTTTT
This genomic window contains:
- a CDS encoding SMC family ATPase, with protein sequence MYLQSIQLENYRRFKFAQTEFPDGIVGIIGNNGAGKSTLMEAIAWALYGNEAARTGKEEIKRLTAKPQEVSRVILDFELQGENYQVVRELRGNSMQADASVLINGKVVARGVTPVNDFIEKTLDMDYRAFITSFYAPQKELNVLSDFPPYKRKEVLARMLGIERIDTALKSLRTDAREIELKAEVSETHLKDINELNSKKEQLQMEVKSFQQKIGDEEKNLLIEEKSLKQTENELKRKKEESETFNKYQGELSVKEALLKEFKSQITKSVREIETLEGLTTELENLEMEVKDYPRAKEEFQIYEGLKLKSEQRKNVQLQIDSLVKTINLDIKRLEFLEPELAGLEGKNKVIEGLKQTSLEIEERLEKTRSEFIVIQSAYKVAQDEQTKVQSQLENIEKLGPDSVCDRCLRPFGADYPKIREHLNSELQKIKKKVDSFLLQRNEIEKRGKDFKQEKLSLQEKLECLQKESEKLLKDKGEQETLKKGLQDKENNLLFLQENLKNLGESRYDPDYHLKLKSNLDRLEKLKERHAALNQEKSKLPQLKENLAQLEQNLKTITGEIGALKGKLEIISFSEDELKSLEKGVEERRSKVHQQELNLKDLYYQRELFSLELEKTEKEVKENQKLKEELKSLGEEKLYLAKLDEILISFRTSLISRIRPALCAYAKELFIELTDGRYEDLELNDEYEIFIYDQGEKFSIDRFSGGEKDLANLCLRLAISLLISESSGVEFSFIILDEIFGSQDASRKENILKGLAKLKNRFRQIFLITHIDDIKDSVENLITVLENEDGTSQLILQ